From one Neofelis nebulosa isolate mNeoNeb1 chromosome 4, mNeoNeb1.pri, whole genome shotgun sequence genomic stretch:
- the BST2 gene encoding bone marrow stromal antigen 2 isoform X2: MVPCRSLGWQRWLGGFLILAVLGLSVALIIFAVKANSKACKDGLLAEEECHGVTRLLEVQLTQAREGLLRTEVQAATCNETVVTLLASLEMEKAQSQEWLAKREELRGEIEELKHKLQNSSAEVERLRKGTETSSKKKEIASASSSEALSPLVVSVHLLLAFVALLA; encoded by the exons ATGGTGCCATGTCGGAGTCTTGGGTGGCAGAGGTGGCTGGGGGGCTTCCTGATCCTGGCGGTGCTGGGTCTGTCCGTGGCCCTGATCATCTTTGCTGTCAAGGCCAACAGCAAAGCCTGCAAAGATGGCCTCCTAGCAGAGGAGGAGTGTCACGGTGTCACCCGCCTCCTGGAGGTCCAGCTGACCCAAGCCCGGGAAGGCTTACTGAGGACCGAGGTCCAGGCTGCCACCTGCAACGAGACTGTG GTAACCCTGTTGGCTTCCCTGGAGATGGAGAAGGCCCAGAGCCAGGAGTGGCTCGCGAAAAGGGAGGAGCTTCGGG GAGAGATTGAGGAGTTGAAGCACAAGCTGCAGAACTCTTCGGCGGAGGTGGAAAGACTGAG AAAAGGGACTGAGACCTcgagcaagaaaaaggaaatcgcGTCTGCCAGCTCCTCGGAAGCGCTCAGCCCCTTGGTGGTCTCTGTGCACCTGCTCCTGGCCTTCGTTGCTCTGCTGGCCTGA
- the BST2 gene encoding bone marrow stromal antigen 2 isoform X1, whose translation MVPCRSLGWQRWLGGFLILAVLGLSVALIIFAVKANSKACKDGLLAEEECHGVTRLLEVQLTQAREGLLRTEVQAATCNETVVTLLASLEMEKAQSQEWLAKREELRGEKAQSFPRRRIRRDGSREIEELKHKLQNSSAEVERLRKGTETSSKKKEIASASSSEALSPLVVSVHLLLAFVALLA comes from the exons ATGGTGCCATGTCGGAGTCTTGGGTGGCAGAGGTGGCTGGGGGGCTTCCTGATCCTGGCGGTGCTGGGTCTGTCCGTGGCCCTGATCATCTTTGCTGTCAAGGCCAACAGCAAAGCCTGCAAAGATGGCCTCCTAGCAGAGGAGGAGTGTCACGGTGTCACCCGCCTCCTGGAGGTCCAGCTGACCCAAGCCCGGGAAGGCTTACTGAGGACCGAGGTCCAGGCTGCCACCTGCAACGAGACTGTG GTAACCCTGTTGGCTTCCCTGGAGATGGAGAAGGCCCAGAGCCAGGAGTGGCTCGCGAAAAGGGAGGAGCTTCGGGGTGAGAAAGCACAAAGCTTTCCAAGGAGGCGGATTCGGAGGGATGGGTCAA GAGAGATTGAGGAGTTGAAGCACAAGCTGCAGAACTCTTCGGCGGAGGTGGAAAGACTGAG AAAAGGGACTGAGACCTcgagcaagaaaaaggaaatcgcGTCTGCCAGCTCCTCGGAAGCGCTCAGCCCCTTGGTGGTCTCTGTGCACCTGCTCCTGGCCTTCGTTGCTCTGCTGGCCTGA